Proteins encoded in a region of the Puntigrus tetrazona isolate hp1 chromosome 12, ASM1883169v1, whole genome shotgun sequence genome:
- the st6galnac gene encoding alpha-N-acetylgalactosaminide alpha-2,6-sialyltransferase 2 isoform X2 — MTGRLPSRFLLWFIVLSGLALLTLFVVCVTNQIQGPWQVMSLQSFPNKHFRIFYDKNDSSSMEYQPSAENELDTAEELEQNSLQNVQDSSDSRNYANSGQPNSITNSSKPVAKPTELDFFGDRYATDDIPPQTNCPNNIRKRVPQTPFSKMFLHNIPVLQWAKHFSLEEYERLSHYHGAHGWGSVTAEVLNSSLSILNTTANRLMFDDWENRADRSECIRCAVVGNGGILNGSRKGKEIDEHNYVFRVNGAALAGFENDVGSRTSFYTFSTNTMRNSIRSYSRVGYRGPPLSKETSPPTYFGEDVTVEKFKIYHPDFIRYLRNRFLHSNLLKTGARRIYRPSTGAVMLLAAIHTCDQVDAYGFMTPDYTSYSDHYYDKQRLPVHFYANHDMRMEMRLWQELHTAGLINLFMRK, encoded by the exons ATGACAGGCCGGCTGCCCTCGAGGTTTCTGCTGTGGTTCATTGTGTTGTCTGGCCTTGCGTTATTGACGTTATTTGTGGTCTGCGTGACTAACCAGATTCAGGGGCCATGGCAAGTGATGAGCCTCCAAAGCTTcccaaataaacatttcag GATTTTTTATGACAAGAATGACAGCAGTTCTATGGAATATCAACCGTCCGCTGAGAATGAACTGGACACTGCCGAAGAGCTTGAGCAGAATTCTTTGCAGAATGTTCAGGACTCATCAGACTcaagaaattatgcaaattcTGGTCAACCGAATTCAATCACAAATTCTTCAAAACCAGTGGCGAAACCCACTGAGCTGGACTTCTTTGGTGACCGGTATGCAACAGATGACATTCCTCCACAGACA aaTTGTCCCAACAATATTAGAAAGCGCGTGCCTCAGACTccattttctaaaatgtttctgCACAATATTCCAGTGCTCCAGTGGGCAAAGCATTTTAGTCTAGAAGAGTACGAGCGGTTGAGCCATTACCACGGAGCACACGGCTGGGGAAGTGTCACTGCCGAAG TGTTGAACAGCTCACTGTCAATATTAAATACAACTGCAAACCGGTTGATGTTTGATGACTGGGAGAACAGAGCAGACAGATCAGAGTGCATTCGCTGTGCTGTGGTGGGAAACGGTGGAATACTGAATGGTTCAAGGAAAGGCAAAGAGATCGACGAACACAACTATGTCTTTAG GGTAAACGGTGCGGCTCTTGCAGGCTTTGAGAATGATGTGGGATCCCGGACGTCTTTTTACACATTCTCAACCAACACCATGAGAAATTCAATACGTAGCTATTCTCGCGTAGGCTATAGAGGTCCCCCTCTATCCAAG GAAACCAG TCCCCCTACGTATTTCGGTGAAGATGTGACGGtagaaaaattcaaaatttaCCACCCAGACTTTATCCGCTACCTCAGAAACAG GTTCCTGCATTCAAACCTCCTGAAAACAGGCGCGAGAAGGATTTACAGGCCGTCGACAGGAGCAGTGATGCTCCTAGCTGCTATTCACACATGTGAccag GTGGACGCTTACGGGTTCATGACCCCTGACTACACTTCGTATTCAGACCACTACTACGACAAACAGCGACTTCCGGTGCATTTCTATGCCAATCATGACATGCGAATGGAAATGAGGTTGTGGCAAGAGCTGCATACTGCCGGACTGATCAATCTCTTCATGAGGAAATAA
- the st6galnac gene encoding alpha-N-acetylgalactosaminide alpha-2,6-sialyltransferase 2 isoform X1 — protein sequence MTGRLPSRFLLWFIVLSGLALLTLFVVCVTNQIQGPWQVMSLQSFPNKHFRIFYDKNDSSSMEYQPSAENELDTAEELEQNSLQNVQDSSDSRNYANSGQPNSITNSSKPVAKPTELDFFGDRYATDDIPPQTNCPNNIRKRVPQTPFSKMFLHNIPVLQWAKHFSLEEYERLSHYHGAHGWGSVTAEVLNSSLSILNTTANRLMFDDWENRADRSECIRCAVVGNGGILNGSRKGKEIDEHNYVFRVNGAALAGFENDVGSRTSFYTFSTNTMRNSIRSYSRVGYRGPPLSKETRYIFLPDHDRDYILMQAASTHMPIKKGPERSKNPPTYFGEDVTVEKFKIYHPDFIRYLRNRFLHSNLLKTGARRIYRPSTGAVMLLAAIHTCDQVDAYGFMTPDYTSYSDHYYDKQRLPVHFYANHDMRMEMRLWQELHTAGLINLFMRK from the exons ATGACAGGCCGGCTGCCCTCGAGGTTTCTGCTGTGGTTCATTGTGTTGTCTGGCCTTGCGTTATTGACGTTATTTGTGGTCTGCGTGACTAACCAGATTCAGGGGCCATGGCAAGTGATGAGCCTCCAAAGCTTcccaaataaacatttcag GATTTTTTATGACAAGAATGACAGCAGTTCTATGGAATATCAACCGTCCGCTGAGAATGAACTGGACACTGCCGAAGAGCTTGAGCAGAATTCTTTGCAGAATGTTCAGGACTCATCAGACTcaagaaattatgcaaattcTGGTCAACCGAATTCAATCACAAATTCTTCAAAACCAGTGGCGAAACCCACTGAGCTGGACTTCTTTGGTGACCGGTATGCAACAGATGACATTCCTCCACAGACA aaTTGTCCCAACAATATTAGAAAGCGCGTGCCTCAGACTccattttctaaaatgtttctgCACAATATTCCAGTGCTCCAGTGGGCAAAGCATTTTAGTCTAGAAGAGTACGAGCGGTTGAGCCATTACCACGGAGCACACGGCTGGGGAAGTGTCACTGCCGAAG TGTTGAACAGCTCACTGTCAATATTAAATACAACTGCAAACCGGTTGATGTTTGATGACTGGGAGAACAGAGCAGACAGATCAGAGTGCATTCGCTGTGCTGTGGTGGGAAACGGTGGAATACTGAATGGTTCAAGGAAAGGCAAAGAGATCGACGAACACAACTATGTCTTTAG GGTAAACGGTGCGGCTCTTGCAGGCTTTGAGAATGATGTGGGATCCCGGACGTCTTTTTACACATTCTCAACCAACACCATGAGAAATTCAATACGTAGCTATTCTCGCGTAGGCTATAGAGGTCCCCCTCTATCCAAG GAAACCAGGTACATATTCCTGCCAGACCACGACCGTGACTATATTCTCATGCAGGCGGCTTCCACACACATGCCAATCAAAAAGGGACCTGAGCGTagcaaaaa TCCCCCTACGTATTTCGGTGAAGATGTGACGGtagaaaaattcaaaatttaCCACCCAGACTTTATCCGCTACCTCAGAAACAG GTTCCTGCATTCAAACCTCCTGAAAACAGGCGCGAGAAGGATTTACAGGCCGTCGACAGGAGCAGTGATGCTCCTAGCTGCTATTCACACATGTGAccag GTGGACGCTTACGGGTTCATGACCCCTGACTACACTTCGTATTCAGACCACTACTACGACAAACAGCGACTTCCGGTGCATTTCTATGCCAATCATGACATGCGAATGGAAATGAGGTTGTGGCAAGAGCTGCATACTGCCGGACTGATCAATCTCTTCATGAGGAAATAA